Within the Medicago truncatula cultivar Jemalong A17 chromosome 4, MtrunA17r5.0-ANR, whole genome shotgun sequence genome, the region GATGGAGAGTTGATAAACATGGCACATACAATGAGGACTATTTGTAGTAAATTTGAATCGGATGATTCCTGGCTGGAAATTATTTGCTCGGCATAATTTGTCCCAGCCCACTCCCAATTCAACAGTCGATTTTTCATTGTTACAAATAAAGACTTGAAACGCTTCAAATGTTCCTTGATCATGGCAGCAAGCAAGCatctcatacttttttttttttagaaactcaCCAAAATGGTTTGAAATTCTCtgtagaataaaaaaattaaagttagaCAGAACatgtaattatatttaaaatatagaaaacaaaaaattaaaggaaataaGGAATATTAATacactaatattaaaatatagaaaacaaaataaaaaatattaaaaatgtatagtaataattatataattgatGAACTTAACGATTGTAGGCCTTTTCAAGAGCATATCATTAACCCCTTgatcaaagaaaaatgtttcttttggAAGGAGACTACGACTATGAAATTTCGGTAATGTCTTTGGATCATCAATTTCTCTTAACATGCAAATGGCAAAGAGATCTATGTCATAGAAAGAGAACACAACTTCAGCATTATCAGGAATTTCGTGGTATTCCTTAATCTCCGCCCAGCCATCTGTTATTGTTGGAATATATGAGTTTTTGTTGAACTTGAGTTCATGAAATCCTCCTTCTTCGTTTAAAAGTTTCCATGTACCCCTGAGGCAGTGATGATTTTTGTTGACAAACCTTTGATCAACCTCAGCATAGTtctaatttgaaataaaaaaaaattatatagatgttattattgattaagaagtatgaatgaggcaaaaataatttataagaaGAATGAATTAAAACCTGAAATGCTAATCGAACCACCGAAAAAACCTCAATTGGATCAGTTTGAAGTTTCGTTATAATTTGTTGTGCATTCATTTTTCTCTGGCAATTTTGAGTTGATGAATGGTATGATATTGCATTCACTACTATATATAgaggaaatataaatattattaaattatataattcaatatgttataaatttttGTAGTTGATTTGGTAAGGATGAAACCAAAATCGTCTCTCACCTTGTGATAAGATCGTACAATAcatttcactaaaaataagAACATAAATGTAGGTGATTTGCCAATTCAAATAGCTAGACTGTGCTCTCTTAAACTTTTGACGGATAGCAC harbors:
- the LOC120580280 gene encoding uncharacterized protein, with translation MNAQQIITKLQTDPIEVFSVVRLAFQNYAEVDQRFVNKNHHCLRGTWKLLNEEGGFHELKFNKNSYIPTITDGWAEIKEYHEIPDNAEVVFSFYDIDLFAICMLREIDDPKTLPKFHSRSLLPKETFFFDQGVNDMLLKRPTIRISNHFGEFLKKKKYEMLACCHDQGTFEAFQVFICNNEKSTVELGVGWDKLCRANNFQPGIIRFKFTTNSPHCMCHVYQLSIHGSGSTSNTIQ